From the Oncorhynchus nerka isolate Pitt River linkage group LG28, Oner_Uvic_2.0, whole genome shotgun sequence genome, one window contains:
- the LOC115113331 gene encoding mucin-like protein: protein MWRSLSVTYLKSTVHVQIGTQDANNISFSMLFPRPPQASVGKSDGILTWTPLDIQLVYLAIRVNDQLFSSQFTLILQVCNCLNGGTCQYDSIADNHLQGRFQVVGCLWPNSVGIPPKRVKGSLTSQECSASPSLNPRERQTSSPVDSAPPPTVYEDRQGYKCFEDDFYLPPFLFRRHKMADSISSGYNYTCRCKPGFTGDGCHCTDIDECLDHSACPKATF, encoded by the exons GTAACATACCTCAAATCCACTGTTCACGTGCAGATCGGCACTCAAGATGCCAACAATATAAGCTTCTCAATGCTCTtccccagaccaccacaagcctcTGTTGGGAAAA GTGATGGCATATTGACCTGGACACCACTCGACATCCAGCTCGTCTACCTGGCCATCAGAGTTAATGACCAGCTGTTCAGCTCTCAGTTCACCCTCATCCTGCAGGTGTGCAACTGCCTCAACGGTGGCACCTGCCAATACGACAGCATAGCGGACAACCATCTGCAGGGGAGATTTCAG GTGGTAGGGTGTCTGTGGCCTAATTCTGTCGGAATACCACCGAAGCGTGTAAAGGGAAGCCTAACTTCCCAGGAGTGCAGTGCCAGTCCCAGTCTCAAtcccagggagagacagaccaGTTCACCTGTGGATAGTGCCCCCCCACCTACCGTCTATGAGGACAGGCAGGGATACAAGTGCTTTGAGGATG acttctacctccctcccttcctctttcgACGTCACAAGATGGCTGACAGCATCAGCTCAGGGTACAACTACACCTGCAGGTGCAAGCCTGGCTTTACTGGGGACGGATGTCACTGTACAG ACATAGATGAGTGCCTGGACCACTCGGCCTGTCCCAAAGCCACATTTTAG